From the genome of Agrococcus sp. ARC_14:
CGCGGCAGCCACCTGATCGGTTGACGCGAGCGTCAGAGCGGCCCCACCGAGGATCAGCACCTTCGCGACCCACTTGACGGGCGTCGGCACCTTCGCCCTGCGGGAGGCGAGCTGCGACCAGGCGAGCACGACGAGCGCGAACGCCACGATGGTGCCGATGGCTCCCGCGGTGTCGCCCCACTGCGAGCCGATCGTCCAGCCCCACATCGCGAGGATGAGCCAGGCGATGAACTCGACGACGACGAGCGCCGCGAGGATGAAGAGCACCGCCGGTCCACGCACGTCGCCAGCCTCCCATGCCCGAATGAGCATTACCGTGGAACCGTGACCCAGACCGTCGGCGAGCTCGACTTCCCCATCCATGGCTTCCTCGAGACCCGGCGCGGGCCGATCGTCGAGATCGCCCTCTCCAACGCTCCCACGCGGATGGCGCGCACCTATCTGCTCGTGCCGGACGGCGCGGGCGAGATCCCGCCGGGCGTCTACAGCACGGCGGTCAAGCAGGTCGTCGACCTCGACGAGGAGCACGGCTGGGTGGTCGAGATCGATCTCGAGCCGGAGGCGAAGGCTGCCGAGGTGCGCGCCGACACGACGCTCGACGACGACTGGGAGTCCGACGAGCGCGATCTGCTGATCGCGTCGACCCCCGACCGCTTCCTGCAGGATTCGCCGGCCGAGCGCGAGGGCGACCAGCCCGTCAATCCCTTCGGGCTCTGGGCGATCGACGAGCAGGGGATCCCGCTGCGCGTCGAGGCCGAGCTCGACGAGGAGTCGGGCGGCCTGGTCGTCGAGGCGGCGACGCGCTTCGGCAAGGCGCTGCACCCGTGGTCCTACGGGGCGGTGCGCGCCGACTCGCTCGAGATCGAGCAGCATGCGCTCGACAGCGACGACGCGCTGCTCGACCTGCAGCTCTACACCTTCGACGGTGCCGAGGATCGCCCCTACCAGCGCTGGCACGTCGGCACGCGCCGTGCCGTCGAGGGCGTGGCGACCCATCCGCTGCCCGAGTTCGACCCGGGGGAGTGGATGCGCTGGCTCACGCCCGTGGAGGGCGGCGACCCGGTGGCGTTCGGCGGCTTCCTGGCGCCGGAGGGCAGCACGATCGCGCTGGAGCCCGTGATGCCGCAGGAGCCGGCATGGGCAGCCGGTCGCGTGCTGACGATCGCGCGGGAGCGGCCCGACCAGGCGTTCGAGGGGAGCCGCGAGGTGACGGTCTACGGCAAGCCGTTCAAGGAGCTGCGGTCGTCGGCGGCGAAGCTGCGGAAGCGCGCTGCGACGCCGATCGGCCGCTTCATGCTCGAGGCCGAGGGGTTCATGCCGGAGGGCTGGAGTCGACTGGGCTGATGACCCAGGGCGAGCGATGCGCCCGCGCGGGGCGCCCGTCGGATCGGCCTCACGAGTTCTCCACAGTCATCGCTGACTTGCCATCGCGTGTCAGTGCCCTTCGATAGTCTTCGAACAGACGTTCGATGCTGTGAGGGTTGCCGGCAGCCGGCGGGCGCAGGGTGAAGGAGTCGATGATGACGAGGGTCGAGCAGGCAGCGACCGCCGTCGCTGCCGTGCGCGCGATGTTCGCCGATGCCGCCTCGCTCGCCACCGTCGCCGACCACGAGATCGCGATGCTGCTGAGCCAGACAGCCGAGCTGGCGCGGCTCGTCCAGGCGCAGCAGGTGCGCCTCGCCGGCGTGGTCGATGCTCGCTCGGACGGCTCACCCGAGACCGACCTCTGCCGCAAGCTGGGCAAGCGCAGCGCGAAGGAGGCGGTCGCATCCGCGTTCGGCATCCGCGCCCGTGAGGCGAGCGAGCTGCTGTCGATGGCGCGGGCCACGACCGCTCGCATCTCCGTCTCCGGCGGCGACATCCCCAAGCGCTATCCCCTGGTCGCCGATGGACTCGATGCGGGCGAGCTCTCGCTCGCACAGGCGCGTGCGATCGTGACCACGCTGGAGACCGGCGCCGCGAACGCCGACCTCGAGCTGCTCGCCTGGGCCGAAGGCTGCCTGGTCGAGGCCGCGACCGACCCTGAGGGTCCGCTGGCGCCCGAGCTGCTTGTGGAGCAGGCCCGCGCCTACGTGGCCGTGCTCGACCCTGATGGCGTGCTGCCCGCGAGCGAGCGGCAGCGCGCGATGCGCAGCCTGCGGCACTGGCAGCAGCCCGACGGCATGTGGCGCACGCTCATGATCAGCCCGCCCGAGGAAGGCTCTGCCCTCAAGGCCCTGCTCGATGCGCACACCGCGCCGCGCGTGCAGGTGAGGTTCCGCGATGATCAACCCGCAGCGCCGACCGCCGGCAACCCGATGGTGCCGGTCGACGACCGTTCGCTCGAGCAGCAGCGGCACGACGTCATGATGGGCATCGTGCGGGCGCAGGCTGCGTCGGGCAAGGCTCCCCTCGCCGGCGGCGAGGTCCCCCGGCTCGTCTTCACCGTGCAGCAGGACGCCTACGAGGCGTACCGCCGCGGCCTCGACCATCCAGACCGCACGCTCACGATCGAGCACACCCGCAACCCGGTGCCGATCGAGACGATCGACCGGCTGCTGTGCGACGCGATCGTGCAGCGCGCGCTCGTCGACGCGGGCGGCGAGGTGCTGGAGCTCGGCCGCACCGAGCGCCTCTTCAGCCGCGCCCAGCGGCGCGCGCTGGCGGCCCAGTACGGCAGCTGCGCCGGGTGCGCTGCACCCGTCGCCTGGACCGAGGCCCACCACGTCTGGTGGTGGCAGCGCGGCGGCGACACCGACGTGCGGAACGGCATCCTGCTCTGCAGCCACTGTCACCACGAAGTCCATGCCGGCCGCCTCGTCGTCGTCGGCACCCCTGGCTGCTGGCGCGTCGTCCCGCAGCTTCGGCCTGCCGACGCACGCGCTCGCGCCGCTCGCAAGCGGCCGGCCGGCCGAGTGCCCGGCATCGGGCAGATCGCCCGCATCGCGCTCGAGCGGGGAGCTTCCGCAGCAGGCATGCGCGGCGCCATCGGCGTCGACGCCGACCTCGAGCCCATCCCGTGGGTCGACAGCCGCGACGACGTGCTCGCCGCCGGCGCGGCCGCGAACCTCGCCGTCAAGATCCCCGCGTCATCACGCCCGCCCTCCGTTCGGCGACCCGGGCTCATGACCCGGTCGCTCGAAGCACGACTCCACCGTCGGCTGCGTGCCAGCGTGCGGTCGGGCACTCAGGGGTTCGCCGTCGACCACCGGCCAGCTCCACGAATCGTCATGCGGGCCTGAACCTCCGACCGGTCCGCGCGCCGCGTCCCTCGGCTCAGCGCCCTCCGGCTGCTTGCTCGCCAGCGCCGTGCTTGCCCGCCCAGTGCGGGCTCTGGATGATGCCGAGCCACGATCGCCGTGAACACACCCCGACGCGCGCGTGCATCAGCTCGCCATGGCTCGGTCGATGGTCGGGGTCGTCGTGTCGCTCGCCCGGCCCGGAGCGCCGGGGCCGACCGGGCATGCGAAGCGGCGGCGGTAGGCCGACGGCGCGACGCCGAGCTGCCGGGTGAAGTGGTGCCGCAGCAGCGCTGCCGTCCCGAACCCAGCCTGTTGCGCCACCGCATCCAGCCCCAGATCGGTCGCCTCGAGCAGCTGCTGCGCGCGCTGCACGCGCTGCGAGGTCAGCCAAGCCGCGGGGGTGGCGCCGAGCTCCTCGCGGAAGCGGCGGGCGAAGGTGCGCTCCGAGAGGTTGGCTCGACGCGCCAGCGCGCCGACCGTGTGGTCGTCGTCGATGTGGGCGACCATCCAGTCGATGAGCGGCGCGAGTGTCTCGGCACGCTGCTCGGCCACCGGCCCGATGGCGAACTGGCGCTGACCACCGTCGCGCAGCGGCGGCACGACCATCGAGCGGGCGATCGTCGCCGCGACCTGCGCGCCCTGCAGCTCGCTCACGAGGTGCAACGAGGCGTCGATCGCCGCCGCCGTGCCTGCACTCGAGGTGATGGGGCCGTCGTCCACCCAGAGGGCGTCGCGCTCGACGATGAGTTCGGGGAACTCGGCCGCCAGCTCGTCGGCGTGCGCCCAGTGGGTCGCGACACGACGGCCTTCGAGCACGCCGGCGCGAGCCGCCACGAAGGCGCCGGTGCACATCGTGAGCACGCGGGCGCCGCGTGCCACGGCGCGCTGCAGCGCGAGCGCCACGGGCAGGCTGCATTCGACGTCGCTGCTGCACTGCTCGTACGGCGCGACGATGACGAGGTCTGCCTCGTCGGCGAAGGCGAGCCCCTCCTCGATCATCATCGGCAGGCTCAGCCCGCCGGAGATGCGCACGGGGCCGGGTGTCGGCGTGACGACGCGGAAGTCATTGCGCGGCACGCCGCGGTCCGTGCGATCGGTGCCGAAGACCTCGGCGGCGACGCCGAGCTCGAAGATGTTGACATCGTCATCCACGATGCAGGCGATCTTGAGCATGCTGGCCTCCTTGCGATGCTGCCCGACGGGCTTGGCAGGATCTTATCGAGCATTGACCATCCTGCCACTGGTGGCGGGAAGTTGGCAAGCGCACACTTTCTGCCATGGACATCACCTGGATCATCGTCATCGCCGCCGTCGGTCTCGTGGCCGTCGCAGGCACCGTCTTCACGCTGCTGCGAGAGCGCGCGCCGCGCGTGGCAGCCGACACCGAGCTGGTCGCCCGCATGCGCGATCAGGTCGCCGACCGAGAGGCACGCCTGCTCAGCGAGCAGGTCGCGGAGCGCGTCGCAGAAGAGCGTCACGCCCGCGGGCGCGCGCCGCAGCGCACCCACGCCGCAGGCACCGAGCGCCTCTGGGCGGGCGGGCTCTGAGCCGAGCGGCAGCGGGCCCGCCCCGTAGTCCACGGCGGGCTCGGGGCACGCTCGAACTCACCCC
Proteins encoded in this window:
- a CDS encoding DUF2568 domain-containing protein — protein: MRGPAVLFILAALVVVEFIAWLILAMWGWTIGSQWGDTAGAIGTIVAFALVVLAWSQLASRRAKVPTPVKWVAKVLILGGAALTLASTDQVAAAVALAVVTAILVLVCETKPVRETLDVLAEPRERGR
- a CDS encoding HNH endonuclease signature motif containing protein; translation: MTRVEQAATAVAAVRAMFADAASLATVADHEIAMLLSQTAELARLVQAQQVRLAGVVDARSDGSPETDLCRKLGKRSAKEAVASAFGIRAREASELLSMARATTARISVSGGDIPKRYPLVADGLDAGELSLAQARAIVTTLETGAANADLELLAWAEGCLVEAATDPEGPLAPELLVEQARAYVAVLDPDGVLPASERQRAMRSLRHWQQPDGMWRTLMISPPEEGSALKALLDAHTAPRVQVRFRDDQPAAPTAGNPMVPVDDRSLEQQRHDVMMGIVRAQAASGKAPLAGGEVPRLVFTVQQDAYEAYRRGLDHPDRTLTIEHTRNPVPIETIDRLLCDAIVQRALVDAGGEVLELGRTERLFSRAQRRALAAQYGSCAGCAAPVAWTEAHHVWWWQRGGDTDVRNGILLCSHCHHEVHAGRLVVVGTPGCWRVVPQLRPADARARAARKRPAGRVPGIGQIARIALERGASAAGMRGAIGVDADLEPIPWVDSRDDVLAAGAAANLAVKIPASSRPPSVRRPGLMTRSLEARLHRRLRASVRSGTQGFAVDHRPAPRIVMRA
- a CDS encoding helix-turn-helix domain-containing protein, whose amino-acid sequence is MLKIACIVDDDVNIFELGVAAEVFGTDRTDRGVPRNDFRVVTPTPGPVRISGGLSLPMMIEEGLAFADEADLVIVAPYEQCSSDVECSLPVALALQRAVARGARVLTMCTGAFVAARAGVLEGRRVATHWAHADELAAEFPELIVERDALWVDDGPITSSAGTAAAIDASLHLVSELQGAQVAATIARSMVVPPLRDGGQRQFAIGPVAEQRAETLAPLIDWMVAHIDDDHTVGALARRANLSERTFARRFREELGATPAAWLTSQRVQRAQQLLEATDLGLDAVAQQAGFGTAALLRHHFTRQLGVAPSAYRRRFACPVGPGAPGRASDTTTPTIDRAMAS